The genomic stretch ATAGTTCCGGCCTTTACCGACGCCTGATGGTGACACTTGTGGCATTGGTACAGATCTCTTGATTTGAGCTCGCAAAATTTCGAACCGCCGCAATTCGGACAACTAAAACCATGCGGCCATCTAAGTCTGAATAATGAGTCTTGGCACTTATCTTCGGTCCCATATTCGGACAGGAATTCGTGAATACTCTTTCCTTTTTGAAATTGGATCATATTTTTTGCCATGCTACACCTCCATCATATCTGGATAATCTTTCACATGCCTTAAGATAAGCATGGCGGAGTAAAAATGGTAATCAAAATAATTTATGCCCAAGAGTTTTATATGTGGGAAGACGCAATTTTTAAATCAATTGGCCTTGACCATGGATTTACACGCTTTGTTATTGGAATAGGCACATTGGTTGCATTTGTAATAATTGCAATAAAAAAGAGGTACAGTAATAGGCGGAAAAACTTACTTGATTAATACTCGTTCAGCCAACAAGCCGCCCATGCCGACGCCGGGGAGCTGCGTGGGCTTAACCAGCAAAGCGGCGGCGCGGCATACCTTTCCGTTGTAACTCCGGGCAAATTCTGTCTTTTCAGGTGTCCGGCATAAAATGCTTTCGCTCTGGCGACGTTTTCTTTGAATTCAGCGTTGCCAGCGTTTTTGGCCTCCAGGCCACTGTTTCAAAAAGATCAAAAATAGTTTAAACCGCTGCTTTCGTTTGGCAATGCTTTATCAATCGATTGGCAGCTTTATTAATAAAATCGAGCTATGTCTGTTTTTAAGCCGCTTCGGCGAGTTACAACAAGTCTCTCATG from Desulforegula conservatrix Mb1Pa encodes the following:
- a CDS encoding transposase; this encodes MAKNMIQFQKGKSIHEFLSEYGTEDKCQDSLFRLRWPHGFSCPNCGGSKFCELKSRDLYQCHKCHHQASVKAGT